The DNA region CTTTTCCTTCCGCTGGACGGGCGCAGCGCTCGCCTGCGGCGTTATGGGGTTCCCGCTGATGGTCCGAAGCATCCGGCTTTCGATCGAGGCGATCGACCGCAGGATCGAGGAAGCGGCAGGCACGCTGGGCGCAAGCCCGCTCTGGGTGTTCCTGACCGTCACCCTGCCGCTGACACTACCCGGGATCATCGTCGGAATGATCTTAGCCTTTGCCAAGGCCATGGGCGAATTCGGCGCGACTATCACCTTCGTATCGAACATCCCGGGTGAGACGCAGACGCTGTCTGCCGCCATCTATACGTTCACCCAGGTCCCAGGCGGCGACGCCGGCGCCATGCGTCTTACCTTGGTTGCCATCGTCATCTCAATGGCAGCACTGCTGGCATCTGAATTCATGGCGCATCTCGCGGGCAGGAGGATCGATCCGGAATGATGCTCACTGTCGAAACCAGACACCGCTTCGGCACCTTCGCCCTCGACGCCGCTTTTACCTCCGAAGTCGGTGTGACGGCCCTCTTCGGCCGGTCCGGCTCGGGCAAGACCTCGATGATCCGCATCATTGCCGGCCTGGTCCGGCCGAATGAAGGCCGGGTTATGCTAGACGGCATGCCGCTGACCGACACGGCGAAAGGCATCTTCGTCCCCCGACATCGCCGCCGTTTCGGCTATGTCTTCCAGGACGGAAGACTGTTTCCGCACTTGAGCGTTCGCAAGAATCTCTCTTATGGAGGCTGGTTCGCGCCGAAGGCTTCGCGGACCGGCAGCTTTGACCATATCGTGGATCTGCTTGGCATTGAAACCCTGCTCGACAGGAGCCCTTCCAACCTCTCAGGTGGAGAAAAGCAACGCGTGGCGATCGGCCGCGCGCTGCTTTCCTCTCCGCGTCTTTTGCTGATGGACGAACCGCTAGCAGCGCTTGATGACGCCCGCAAAGCCGAGATCCTGCCCTATCTCGAACGCCTGCGTGATGAGACACAGATCCCGATCGTATATGTCAGCCATTCGATCTCCGAAGTGGCACGCCTTGCCAATCAGGTCGTCGTGATGCGAGAAGGCAAAGTTGAGGCGGCAGGCAGCGTAGCCGATGTGCTGAGCCGTCCTTCGGCGGCCGAGGACCGGCGCGAAGCGGGTGCGCTTCTCGAAGGCATTGTCGAAAGCCTCGATGAAAAGCATCGCCTTGCGACGCTCGCATTAAAAGGATCGCACCTTTATGTCCCGGGCGCTACGGTATCGCCGGGCAAACGCGTTCGCGTCCACATTCCTTCCCGAGATGTCATGCTGGCGACCGTCAGGCCGGAAGGTTTAAGCGCGTTGAATATTATTGACGGTATCATACGGCAGATATCGCCTGCGGAAGACGGAACGGTCGAGGTGCAGATCGACTGCGGCGGCGATATCATCCTGTCGCGCATCACGGCACTCTCCGCTGAGAGGCTCGACCTTGCATCCAACAAGCCTGTTTTTGCTGTTATCAAGACAGTTGCGCTGCAGCCTTGACTATTTCCTAACAGCCTCTGCCTGACTGCGGTTGCCCTCCAGCCAGGCAAGATCACCCGCAAGAGCTGTTCGCACGGCCTCCTCCATATGCCGAAAGCGCGACAGCAACTCCTCGCCAAA from Rhizobium sullae includes:
- the modC gene encoding molybdenum ABC transporter ATP-binding protein, translating into MMLTVETRHRFGTFALDAAFTSEVGVTALFGRSGSGKTSMIRIIAGLVRPNEGRVMLDGMPLTDTAKGIFVPRHRRRFGYVFQDGRLFPHLSVRKNLSYGGWFAPKASRTGSFDHIVDLLGIETLLDRSPSNLSGGEKQRVAIGRALLSSPRLLLMDEPLAALDDARKAEILPYLERLRDETQIPIVYVSHSISEVARLANQVVVMREGKVEAAGSVADVLSRPSAAEDRREAGALLEGIVESLDEKHRLATLALKGSHLYVPGATVSPGKRVRVHIPSRDVMLATVRPEGLSALNIIDGIIRQISPAEDGTVEVQIDCGGDIILSRITALSAERLDLASNKPVFAVIKTVALQP
- the modB gene encoding molybdate ABC transporter permease subunit, producing the protein MDFGLSNDEWTAILLSVRVSVVAMFASLPFGIAVALLLARGRFYGKSALNGIIHLPLILPPVVTGFILLILFGRSGPIGSLLDQYFGIVFSFRWTGAALACGVMGFPLMVRSIRLSIEAIDRRIEEAAGTLGASPLWVFLTVTLPLTLPGIIVGMILAFAKAMGEFGATITFVSNIPGETQTLSAAIYTFTQVPGGDAGAMRLTLVAIVISMAALLASEFMAHLAGRRIDPE